A part of Oryctolagus cuniculus chromosome 4, mOryCun1.1, whole genome shotgun sequence genomic DNA contains:
- the LOC100349682 gene encoding OX-2 membrane glycoprotein isoform X3 → MGFPLCHILYLFMLPVWAQDSSHRIKHKNNETAVLGGNVTIFCNLTTVADVVQITWQKIQDSLPQNIATYSSKNGEKILPPYTDRLRCKSIEPSSSFITILEVTFEDEACYKCLFNVFPHGSRGGQICLNILTVSALRTELQLNPEGFLNVLYSAVGKPAPQIALFPSQALVKPPEEQLVLNANGTVTVTKTCIVSLETLRSLGLQHLIVHLDHPLKKEEIIVPLSVGQECTSCLPVVGGFITLLCISFIGVIIFCIVQKRKKKRCYIPTCLRSKNKGESTQVPLRS, encoded by the exons attcttCACATAGgataaagcataaaaataatgAGACGGCTGTTTTGGGAGGAAATGTGACTATTTTCTGCAATTTAACAACGGTAGCAGATGTTGTGCAAATTACCTGGCAGAAGATCCAAGATTCTTTGCCACAAAATATTGCCACTTACAGCAGTAAAAATGGAGAGAAGATCCTTCCGCCATACACAGATAGGCTGCGTTGCAAGAGCATCGAACCCAGTTCCTCATTCATAACTATTCTGGAAGTGACATTTGAAGACGAAGCCTGCTACAAATGTTTGTTTAATGTGTTTCCACACGGCAGCCGTGGAGGACAAATCTGCCTTAACATTTTAA CTGTATCCGCATTAAGAACAGAGCTCCAGCTGAATCCCGAAGGTTTTCTTAATGTTCTGTACTCAGCTGTGGGAAAACCTGCTCCTCAAATCGCTCTTTTCCCATCACAAGCCCTCGTTAAACCACCAGAGGAGCAGCTTGTTCTGAACGCCAATGGCACGGTGACTGTCACTAAGACGTGCATTGTCTCCTTGGAGACTCTGAGGTCCTTAGGACTCCAACATCTGATTGTGCACCTAGATCACCCtttaaagaaggaagaaattatTGTTCCTCTGTCAGTAGGACAAGAAT GTACTTCTTGTTTACCTGTAGTTGGTGGATTCATAACACttttatgcatttcatttatTGGCGTGATCATATTCTGCAttgttcaaaaaagaaagaagaaacggTGTTATATTCCTACTTGTTTGAG GTCAAAGAATAAGGGTGAATCAACTCAAGTCCCTCTGAGATCATAA